DNA sequence from the Aliidongia dinghuensis genome:
TCGCGCCGTAGCTGCGGTAGCCCTGGTCGGCCAAGAGGATGGTGAGCGGCTTCTCGCCCGACGCGAGCTCGATCGCATAGGGTTCGCTCGTGAGGTAGCCCTGCATGATCGCGCTCTTGTCGGCGAGGAACGGCGCCAGGTTGAAGGTATAGGGCCGGATCTGGTCGTCGGTGAAGCCGTAGCGCACCTTGAGGAACTGCCAGAAATTCTCGCGGCTCGCGGCCGAGATCAGGATCGGCTTGCCCTTCATTTTCTCGAGCCTGTCGAGGCCGGAGCCGGCATGGGCGATCAGCACCTGCGGGTCTTTCTGGAACGCCGCCGCCACCGCCACGATCGGCACGCCGTTCTTGACGAAGTTCAGCGGCTCGAAACTGTTCGAGCTGACCGCGAAGTCATAGCGACCGGCGGCCAGCAGTTGGGCCTGGTTGAGGTTCGGCCCGCCCTGCCGGATCTCCACGTCCAGGTGGTGCTGCTTGTAGATGCCCTTGGCGAACGCCTGGTAGATGCC
Encoded proteins:
- a CDS encoding ABC transporter substrate-binding protein, which gives rise to MSSGTCRRVLASLLLVGLAAAIGRPAHADDKVVIGTDWRAEAEHGGIYQAFAKGIYKQHHLDVEIRQGGPNLNQAQLLAAGRYDFAVSSNSFEPLNFVKNGVPIVAVAAAFQKDPQVLIAHAGSGLDRLEKMKGKPILISAASRENFWQFLKVRYGFTDDQIRPYTFNLAPFLADKSAIMQGYLTSEPYAIELASGEKPLTILLADQGYRSYGAMIAATQATIEKKPDVVQRMVDATILGWISYLNEDPSAANALIKRDNPEMTDAIIAHAIAGMKQYGIVQSGDATTLGVGAMSDARWQEFFAFTAEAGIYPKDLPYRKGYTLRFVNHKLGLAQ